A window of Rhipicephalus microplus isolate Deutch F79 chromosome 8, USDA_Rmic, whole genome shotgun sequence genomic DNA:
ATACCTTTCACAAGCAATGCAAAATGTTTAAGATACTGCCGTGGAAGTAGGCCTTCCAGACAAGGCAATGAAAAATACAGTAGCCATTGCTGCCACTCCGAGGCTTTCCAATACTTTCTCAGAGAAACTGAGCGGGGAAGTCGTGGCATACAGCTATGCGGCTTTATAGAGCACAAACGTTGATCTAATACTGCCACAGTTTGTGGTGCCCCAATGTAATATTCCTCGCCTACATTAGAGAGCCAGTCCTCCGTCATCTGCCGTGCCACACCTAGAAGCACACAATGCATATAATCTGGAGTAAAGCCCCAGATTATATTAAAGTGCTGAAGATTAATCAAAGGCGTGATGCCTTTTGCTCCCTGTACTGGTCTTCCAGCTTCAGCAGCCTTGGCCATGATTTCCTTTGTGCCTTCTGCTGTCCTGTCAGGTGAAACAGTGTCCACAGGATACTTGACAGTTCCTGTTTGGcaatagtaagaaaaaaaaacagagaacctCACAAATTTAGAAGTTTGTAAAATCTCGCACAGCTAAGCTTGATTGTAAATGGCACACTTGTTTTCAGTGATATTTCTGAGAATTTACTTCTAGAACACATTTAGAAAAACATACTATGTGCCAGAATTTGGAAACATAGAATCGCTACGACATAAAGCACATTTTTGCCTCTGAGATGAGAAATGGCAACCCCAGATACATTAAACAAGGTGAATGTTTACATAAAAAttgctaaaaaagagagaaactctGATCAACATATCTAGTCAGAAATCTGACTCCATGTTATGCAGTAATGCGACATCTTTACTAACCATTCACAGCTGCCCCTGGATGCAAGCACCATCCACAGCCATAATACCCATTAAACTGGGTTAGGTGCTGCATGGCTGCCCGTGCTGGTGCATCAGCGCTGCAGCTGAAGCAGTACACCTGCATGAGCAAGGACAAAAAAGGAAGCTGTTAGCCCTAACTACCCTCTGCAATGAAGTACAACAAAAAGGAAATGGATagagggcttgttttctttgccaGACACAAGTCAATTATTGCAGTAGACATTGAGGACAAGGAAAAGATCGGGTGATGTTATTAACAGTTTTCAATTGATAACAATCCATTCAGAAGAAGCACTTTTCATGCTTTTGCATAAAGGGACATGATCTCCGTAAgttgtaacagttacagtaaacaCAATGCAGTAAATACCACTTTGACACTTAGATAATTGACAGTATTTAGAGATAAAGTCGCACTAGAAAAGAATACACACAAAGATGAACTAGTGTGCCATCCTCCATGGTGTCAttatgcccaagtggcctggaTTTCATCATGACTGGAAGAAATTAGCTGGCACAACAATGTAGCCTCGTCTATGCATTGTAGCTCAGTGCAGCATTTACAACTAGAATGTCTTGAAGTCGTGTTGTTCAAGCAGctttaataattaaaaaaaaattaccttgGAATGCACAGTTTCGTTGCCTGCCTTCCATGTGATCCCACTGGTCGACAAACCGTCCATTTGTTCAACAAATGCGTTCAGTAGGAGAGTCATGTCGGGATGTTTCTGGCCATACCACAGAGCAGACACAAGCACATTTTTCTGCCTCATGTACACTGGGAGTTCATTCACCATCACTTGAACGGGCCACACAGAAAACTTCGATGACTTGAACACGGCGCTTCCATCACTGTTAACAGTGAGAGTGATATCATTTTTTGATGTCAATTCGCGCCTAAGTGCCCTGTATAAGGTGCCATCTATTATGTCTGTCATTTCATCTTTGTCGACAGACATACTCTCGTTTATTGAATTCAGTCTTTCGTGGAGTGCAGTGCTCGCATCATTCTCGGCAAGTAACGAAGACAGCAACTTTGCGATGGGCAGGGTTATGAAAAAGTGGCCATCGCGTAGCATCTGCGGCCCACTGTTACGTTGCCCGCATACGGTGCACGTTACCCGCACTGCATTCCGCGCTGCAAGGTCGCCACTTGTTACGGCAAGGAGCGTCATACAGTTTTCACAGTAGAAGTGTAACCGGGCGGCTTTTATTTCTGCCCCGACACTCTTCTTGAAAAGATATTTAGTAACTGGTATATCATGTCGTTCAAGTATGTGCATTATCAACTTTTGGAGTGCTTCGACTCCCTTCCAAGGGATGCCAAATTCGAGGACAAAATTGACAGTCAGTGCCAGCAAATCGTCACTAGAGAAGCTCCCTAAATCTCCCTGTGGCTCGTCTGTCATTTCTGCGCCAACGGAAGGCTGCGGCTCGTCACTTGGGGCCGCTTCATGTGCCGATTCAGAGTCACAGTCGCCTTCAACATCAGTCTGCGGAGGTTGCGTCAGTACGCGAAGTGCTGTCGGAGCAGTCGACCCGCCAGCGACATTTGTGTCCTGCTGCAGTCCACGACGTGATTGTTGCACGCTCGAGGCTGATCTTTCGAGATATGTTTTCGTTGAATACGGGATGGCGGAGGCGCTGCCTGGGTTTAGGTATTCCTTTCTACGAGGCATACTCCCTCAGTGCGGATCCACGCAAATATCGCACTGCAAACTCACCGAAAACCTTCTAAGTAATGAAGCCACACGTTGTGTTCACGCGCACAATCACGACAGTTCGCTCATAGTTCGCTCGGACTCGCACATTCTCCATGATCTCACACAATCAAACGACTTGGATTGGCTTGTACGGCGTTGAATTAGTTGGATTGCAACCCGGATTTCAAAAACACATATCTATTTAATTATATCTTAGTAAGTTTATACATTGTTTATAACATGAACAGTTTTTACACCTGTTTATAAGcttatttaaagcattttttatttgtttataggtgtatttatttatttattttgttccgCACGCAGTTATTGGTATTGCCCAGTCTTGCCGCTAGGAGTTGTTATGGTGTTATTTTTAATGGACACGACACGTGCGCGACACGCGACTGCTACATTTTTTTCAGAGATTGGTGTGTGTGTGATGCCATTTAAGGCTTTGTTAAATCATCAGTACTACCATGTACGCTGTTGTTCGTTTCCTGGACGATCACGACAAACGGTTACACGTCATTCACGTGCATGACATCGAGAAGTTTGATCCCAAAGACACCAGCGACTACGACAACCGCTTTGTTTACAGCGCGTACTGGCGAGACCCCGTGGATGACACAAACACTGGTTTGTACAACACGCAAGTCTTGATGCTGGCAGGTATGTGTGGTATGTGAAATGTTACGGTTCCAATTTTATAGTCGTAATTTCTTACAGAAAGCGAAGATGACGCCCGCGCGAAAATGCGGGCCAAGAGGTTGGTGATACCAAAAATACCTATGCAAGAAACGACGTCAGATGATGATCCTGATGAGCTCGTGGAGtcccaaacaaaaagaaaaaaggctgAAAGAAAGGTTGCTATTTATGCTGCCTACATTTTGAAACGGCTGAAAACTTGCTGGTCTTGCATTGATCATCATCTGTAATTGTGCTTTCGACTTCTTTCAGAAACAAAAGAACGACAGAGCAAATGCTAAAAAAAACATGTATGACGAAATTCTTAAAAAGAATCTGGAAAAAGCGCACTCTGGGCGTAAACCTAGAGCACAGGTAAGTGTGCCATGGTCTTCATTAGTGCACTGTACTAtaaaagaagcatttttttttactgaaagcaAAACCCTCATGAGACCCTTGAAGGCTACAGCTAGGGCACAATAAATAGACAGGGACAACAGAAGAAAGCACAAAGTGAAGCGCCGATACTTGTGTTGCTTCTGTTGTTCCTGTCTATTGTGCACAGTAGCCTTCaagatgcaataccaactagcccaccaagcCATCCTAGTGAATTCATGAAGTCATTTTTTGCATGATGAAATTTCAGCCAAGGAAAGGGACAGACACTCCGTCGGACAGCGGGTCCTCCGATAGTGATGAATTGTGCCCAAAAAGTGAAATTCttcaaatgaagaagaagaaagacgTGTGGAAGGCGAGAACGAAGGCGCTGGTGGTTAAAGAGCTTGAGAAGGACAGAGACATGTGGAAATTGCGTGCTGAGGAGCTGCAGCACGACAACCAGTTTCTAAAGCAGCAGGTTGCAAGCCTGCAGAGATCCCTTGAAAGCAAGCTTTTCAAGCGTAAGAATGCTTTTTGCTCTGCATTATTTACTTGACAAAAGCTCCATGTATAATGATTACATGACAACTCATGTGCTACATAAAAACTTGTGCACCCTTTTTTTGTGTACATGCAGTTGCAGTAGAACAAGACCGGGTGCCTTGCAGTCGGGGCATGTTGTCAGGTTTGTTTCCCCATAAGAACTGCATACACCTATGCTCTTGAGTAAATGCATCAGTTCCATATTTCACTGGGACAGTAATATAGCATACTTTGACCTGTTTAATGAAGTcagcttttttattatttatttattcatattttgTCTAAGCAACTCGCTCAGTAGTATGTGCAAAGTAAAGGTTATAGAGATTTGGCTTTACTTGATGAACTTGCCGAACGAGTTCAAAGAGTGCTgcactttttatttgttttgaaaaAGTGCCCGCCAAACACAGCATGAATTAACTTTGGAGTGTAAGTTCAGCTGTTCTGCAGTAAGATGGCAGCTTCAGTCAGTATGTAATATAGAAGATGCTAGTGCCATGATAATGAAATGATGTTGGTTCTTTGAAAGTGGAGGTGGATAGATGAAAGTAAAGTTTGAACTGTAAAACAGAGTAGCCAATCGAGAAAACCTCGAACGAACAAAATTTTTCCTTGGTATGGTTTATCGCTATGTTACATTGTGATTTTTGGTTTGAAAGTCCGAAGTGAATTGACTTGGAGATGTGCACCTCATCGTAGCTTTTAGAAGCAGCCAATGCTCTAAGGCACGCTCTGACTAGCATGAAGCTTTAAACAAAAGCATCCAGATTTAACAGGCTTGAGGGGTTGAAATCTAAACTTTTACACCTGAATCATTTTTATTACAGCACATTCTGAGACAGATGAAGGAGAAAGCTTCGTCGGAAGTGAGTACTTTGCTTCTTTTATAATACTTCCCTGCATTTCAAAACTGGAGTGACAGTTACTGTCACTATATCTTTGTAACTTTAGATCTGTTGATTATGGACAACATGGCCTGCAGTGAACGTGTTCTCCGTAAGTAACAGCTCTGGTTTCATAGACAGTAAACTTTGTTTCAATTAGAGCAAGTTGTGCACCAAGATAAGCCATTTTTGAATAATTCTAAATGTTGCGTAGCACCGTGCTCATCTACTGCTGTAGAACCAGAGGAAAGGACAAGCACTGTTGGTGGAGAAAAGAACACTACACATCCAGGTCAGCTCAGATGTCACCTCAGATATtctgacaataatttttttttttttgtgccatgaCAAGGACCTGATATCTTTCTTGCAGGCCCAAATGGAGATTTCATTTATATGGAAGATGGCTCTGTAAGTAATTTGCTCGAAATTTAATGTCACTGTCTGCAGCTGCTTTTCATGcttaaccgtttttttttctattggtagTCACAGCTACTCTATAGATCTAGGTGGTATAGTTAATTACGAAAGCTTTCTTAAAGCTTCTTGCTTGCAGCATGTttaccatttttatttttttagcatgcTCAAGTCTTCAGTTTTACTCAGTGTACTTTTTGAGAGAAGTATGAATACCGTTGGGACCAGCacacagtttttcttttttattatcagCAATAGCAAGGTGTACAGTGCTGATCACACCTGTCTTGAGCACCTGAGCAGTGCTGTGTGGATGAAATATGGCAAAATTCTAAAGCAGATACTCAATTTCACTGATACTTCTTGCATTCATGTGCAGTTGAATATACTAGATGAACCGCACAGGCTCAAAAGCATTGTCTCTAACAGAGTAACCAATAACATTTTACTGCATTTGATTTGCAGCACACCACTTGTGCACCATAGACAAGTGTGATAGACTGTACATACTATTCATGTGCTACATCGTTGTGTTGTGCCAGGTGCATTGGTTAAACAATTTGTTAGTTTTGTTGTATGTTTAGCAGAAGTAACATGCagcattttttgtttcattgctcCTTACAGTAGGGATTTTCCTCCATTATTTTGCTTTTTCACAGTTCCATTTGACGAAAGGCGTAACAATAAGTGGTGtgtgtgcaaaaaaaatatttgggAACAAGAAGGCTACCTTGGTGGTGAAGGATGCTGCCCACGCTATATGGGGAAGCAACGTTCTTGCATCTAGGAGCGTCACAGGGACCGTTGGCTCCAGGAAGAGAGCATTGGGGGAGCAGCCCAAGCAGCCGCTGACACCGGAGAAACTTCTTGTTGTGTCAGGTACAACTAGCATGAATAGTTTTCCACAGCGCATGCAGGAAGTCATCTTTACACAGCCTGGCAGCATGAACGAAAATGAAAGAGTGAAATTCATGCTGTTTGCTTTGCGAGTTGTCAAAACAAAATTTTGGTATATAGGGTGAACAGAAGTTGCACTTTGTACTGGAAATATGGAAAGATATCTCTGAGTTTGGGTTAAATTTGATGGGGTGCATGGTAGGCTCCTATGCTCAACTGACAATCTGTTGCACATGAAACTGTGCACCAAATTTAACTGCCATCAGCTGCCGAACAGGACAACTTGGGTTTTGTGGAGCTTGTGAAACTAAGTCATGCACATTCCTAATCCAGTGATGTCGGAGCTTTAGTGCTCAAACCCAAGCTCTGCCTCTATGGTGTGGCAGTTGTCGTTGCCGCAATCACTACTTTTTGTTGTCTAATGCTCAAAATCGACTCGTCTGTTTGTAGAAACACTCAAGCACTGGGGACAGCAGAAAGACGTCAACACTGCTGACACGGAAAAAAATCTGCCCAGGATCCTGGCTGAGAAGATCCAAGATCTCCTGAAATCGAAAGTGCGCAAGCAGATGTTTGACGATCAAGCACAATAAATTCTTAAACACTAAGGCTGTTTGTTTAACGCCCAATGCATGCTGTTAACTTGGCACAGGAATGTAGAACGTGCAAGTTACAATAAGCACTGACTAATCGAATGGCACAACCATCTGGATAGCCATAAAAGTTATGTGCTTGTAACCCTAAAGTTGCTAAATTGGGCAGAAACATGCATTTGAGTTCGTTTGGGCACCACCTTGTTGATTGGGGGCGTCCTCCATCTCGGTGAGTAACAATTTTGTTGCATGTATGCAACCCTGAGCTGAAACCAGTAGCTGCTGGTTTCGGATACTGGTTTCAGTGACTGGTTCCATCAGCTACTGGTTCCATTACCTACTGGTCCAATACCTACTGGTCCCATCACCTACTGGTCCCATCACCTACTGGTCCCATCAACTACGGGGAATGTGCTAATAAACCATCAATACTGGAACCAACAGAAAACCAACAGGAAATTTTCACCTGggcaatgatatggtgcgtggctgtaaaggggccttaaaattcctcgctctaacgcgggttaaaacatgaatgtaataaaatcatgacagtggcgtgacatatgtgtagtgatagcggatcgcaaaatgtcatgataataaaaccatgatgaagatgtagtcaccgcagccacgaccactctatagaggtcgtgctacggatgacctcgaaatatcgggtgaaagctttgcacatcttttaaaaacatgaaaagtgtttgcagtttaaaaagcggatccctaccgatgagcatcccagggtgtagagggagctgctggcggtagggcagtaaaaagtgctttttttcttagagcatctagctcattgcactggacgagaatgtggagaaccgtaaggggctctccacatctctcacaatatggtggatcaccggtagacagaagaaatgaatgtgtagaatgtgtatgtcctgttctaagccttgttagtattacttctgtgtgtcgtgattttgatagtggcggccaataacctagttgcggcttaatagcatggagtttattagctgtgtgtttatcccacatgctctgccgaTACCCCcttagctttcgttttataaaaggttttaagtcaagtgcagggactggtgttgatgcattttcagtagtgacattggcgcaagcagccagattgtcggccaaaacgttcccttgtatttcacggtgccctggaacccagcagacgacatgctgttttgatgtgtacagtgtgcacagaagtgagtaaagtgacaccagcacggggttcttgtgttttttaggagttttcagggctttgaccacgctcagggaatctgtgtatattaccgccttttgtactTTTtcctgtttaatgtgttttacgaccgccagtattgcgtaagcttctcctgtgaaaatgcttgcatcaagattaagaacgccggcctcggaaaaggattggcctaaagcagcatatgacacagaagtgtttgacgcatcggtaaagaacgcatgtgtatttatgttgttgtTCTagcaagtgtgtatgtatgtgtgcaagtggtgcgtgctttgtgacatcaacaaaagagacatcacagtctatatataagctgccactgccacggtggcagatatgttgcaggagccatcaaactgtgttcaaggggcacacctgtttcttcggccaggctccttacacgcagtgTGTAGGGCTGCCTAAGCGAAGGACGGTTCTCAAACAAGCtggaacaagacaaatcatttattgtgaaatgggaagggtgtttcttgtctgccttcaccttcaaaaaatacaaaaaggacagggaacatctttgtaggtggagcgaccattcattcgaatccacgtacaggctctccacagggctggtgcggaaagcacccgtagagaggcgaatgcctagatggtggacagggtcgagaattttcaaggctgatggtgttgccgactgaaaGATTATAGCACCGtcatctaggcgtgtgcgtacgaggctttgatataagttaattaaacatttcctgtcactaccccatgtagtgcgtgacaacacttttaaaacattcatggctcttaaacattttgtttttaaatacttgatgtgaggtacgaaggtcaacttgttgtccaagattaggcctaagaatttatgctccgcatttacagacagacattgaccgttcagttcaatgtcaggttctgagtgcatgcctctctttcgggagaacaagacacacgtgcttttttgtgggttcagtcggaatccgttttcctctgcccatttggagaccttgtttaaacctaactgaacctgccgctcacacattgccaagttgcatgacttgaagccaagctgaacgtcgtcgacatatgtacaatagaacatattgcgggg
This region includes:
- the LOC119174198 gene encoding uncharacterized protein LOC119174198 isoform X1 codes for the protein MPRRKEYLNPGSASAIPYSTKTYLERSASSVQQSRRGLQQDTNVAGGSTAPTALRVLTQPPQTDVEGDCDSESAHEAAPSDEPQPSVGAEMTDEPQGDLGSFSSDDLLALTVNFVLEFGIPWKGVEALQKLIMHILERHDIPVTKYLFKKSVGAEIKAARLHFYCENCMTLLAVTSGDLAARNAVRVTCTVCGQRNSGPQMLRDGHFFITLPIAKLLSSLLAENDASTALHERLNSINESMSVDKDEMTDIIDGTLYRALRRELTSKNDITLTVNSDGSAVFKSSKFSVWPVQVMVNELPVYMRQKNVLVSALWYGQKHPDMTLLLNAFVEQMDGLSTSGITWKAGNETVHSKVYCFSCSADAPARAAMQHLTQFNGYYGCGWCLHPGAAVNGTVKYPVDTVSPDRTAEGTKEIMAKAAEAGRPVQGAKGITPLINLQHFNIIWGFTPDYMHCVLLGVARQMTEDWLSNVGEEYYIGAPQTVAVLDQRLCSIKPHSCMPRLPRSVSLRKYWKASEWQQWLLYFSLPCLEGLLPRQYLKHFALLVKGIALLLQDTVSLSDISVSTDCLVKFVVDMQFLYGEKNMTFNVHQLLHMAQSVLNQGPLWAHSCFAFESNIGQIKQLVTSAKGAPLQIVERLMMASNFRYLKASASPCTLKFLTKAGPSNSKGGLLLSKPRAVSDQLLHLVQDHVGNIVRGRVMEHDRVIVSPGVRFHSEQYSRPNKSDSTVLQIYLGTCLKLKHIVSIRDSSGNVRIFALSNKFLSRRAFGTEHIMKSEDANSQQLVELSASVVPCNYVEVNRKCFFQRISLKMLSGGC
- the LOC119174198 gene encoding uncharacterized protein LOC119174198 isoform X2, which produces MPRRKEYLNPGSASAIPYSTKTYLERSASSVQQSRRGLQQDTNVAGGSTAPTALRVLTQPPQTDVEGDCDSESAHEAAPSDEPQPSVGAEMTDEPQGDLGSFSSDDLLALTVNFVLEFGIPWKGVEALQKLIMHILERHDIPVTKYLFKKSVGAEIKAARLHFYCENCMTLLAVTSGDLAARNAVRVTCTVCGQRNSGPQMLRDGHFFITLPIAKLLSSLLAENDASTALHERLNSINESMSVDKDEMTDIIDGTLYRALRRELTSKNDITLTVNSDGSAVFKSSKFSVWPVQVMVNELPVYMRQKNVLVSALWYGQKHPDMTLLLNAFVEQMDGLSTSGITWKAGNETVHSKVYCFSCSADAPARAAMQHLTQFNGYYGCGWCLHPGAAVNG
- the LOC142769221 gene encoding BEN domain-containing protein 5-like, which produces MYAVVRFLDDHDKRLHVIHVHDIEKFDPKDTSDYDNRFVYSAYWRDPVDDTNTGLYNTQVLMLAESEDDARAKMRAKRLVIPKIPMQETTSDDDPDELVESQTKRKKAERKKQKNDRANAKKNMYDEILKKNLEKAHSGRKPRAQPRKGTDTPSDSGSSDSDELCPKSEILQMKKKKDVWKARTKALVVKELEKDRDMWKLRAEELQHDNQFLKQQVASLQRSLESKLFKLAVEQDRVPCSRGMLSAHSETDEGESFVGNLLIMDNMACSERVLPPCSSTAVEPEERTSTVGGEKNTTHPGPNGDFIYMEDGSFHLTKGVTISGVCAKKIFGNKKATLVVKDAAHAIWGSNVLASRSVTGTVGSRKRALGEQPKQPLTPEKLLVVSETLKHWGQQKDVNTADTEKNLPRILAEKIQDLLKSKVRKQMFDDQAQ